From a single Microcoleus sp. FACHB-831 genomic region:
- a CDS encoding ParA family protein encodes MTVAIYNNKGGVGKTTTTVNLAAVLTLKGKKALIIDFDPNQQDLTNSLGIKQGTETLYSYLEDRKNRVNPSNVIQSFGTKNTKTGHLFQIDVIPADEDLGSQGEDKLRQNFGIRRLYQILDSLKYEYDYILIDSPPNWRFFSQSAIYASDVVLIPTKHNNIFSLENAAVAIKQFIPQVQESRKDGGPIALPIFFNGESITDAGRNTAHKAIEEIIKQTPTSKFNLRPYFYPRYTQAKQDRHIFELPSYAHIANAAFSRVPAAYKDKTARNYYLELAKEYFLQ; translated from the coding sequence TTGACTGTAGCCATCTATAACAATAAAGGTGGAGTTGGTAAAACTACTACAACAGTAAATTTAGCCGCTGTTCTCACGTTAAAAGGAAAAAAGGCTTTAATTATTGACTTCGATCCAAATCAACAAGACCTTACAAATTCCCTAGGAATTAAGCAAGGTACAGAAACGTTGTACTCTTACCTTGAAGATAGAAAAAATAGAGTTAATCCTAGTAATGTAATCCAATCGTTTGGAACAAAAAACACAAAAACGGGACACTTATTTCAGATTGATGTTATCCCCGCTGATGAAGACTTAGGCAGTCAGGGTGAGGATAAATTACGCCAAAACTTTGGAATACGAAGACTCTACCAAATTTTAGACAGCCTAAAGTATGAGTATGACTATATTTTGATTGATTCACCTCCTAACTGGCGTTTTTTCAGTCAAAGTGCTATATATGCCTCAGATGTTGTCCTTATTCCAACGAAACACAACAACATCTTTTCGCTAGAGAATGCTGCTGTGGCTATCAAACAGTTTATTCCTCAAGTTCAAGAATCAAGAAAAGATGGTGGGCCGATTGCACTACCGATTTTCTTCAATGGTGAAAGTATTACGGATGCAGGGCGTAATACTGCACATAAAGCAATAGAAGAAATTATCAAACAAACCCCAACCAGTAAGTTTAATTTGCGTCCTTATTTTTATCCGCGTTACACTCAAGCGAAACAAGATCGACATATCTTTGAACTACCTAGCTATGCTCATATAGCTAATGCAGCTTTTTCTCGCGTACCCGCTGCCTACAAAGATAAAACAGCTCGTAATTATTATTTAGAATTAGCAAAGGAGTATTTTCTACAATGA